The Mustelus asterias chromosome 23, sMusAst1.hap1.1, whole genome shotgun sequence genome window below encodes:
- the fahd1 gene encoding oxaloacetate tautomerase FAHD1, mitochondrial → MSMRDLHSFWEWGRKIVCVGRNYAEHARELGNPLPGAEPLLFLKPPSAYLRPGSAIRPPRYSRRLQPEVELGLVLAKGGSCIPQEEAMGHLGGYALCLDMTARDTQEECKKKGHPWTLAKAFDCSCPVSDFIPKDRLPDPHGLTLWLKVNGQLRQQGHTSQMIFPIPYLISYISGIIRLEAGDLILTGTPAGVSDVQEHDELQAGIDDLVTMTFKVKRD, encoded by the coding sequence ATGTCTATGCGGGATCTGCACTCTTTTTGGGAGTGGGGCAGGAAGATTGTCTGCGTGGGCAGGAATTATGCCGAACACGCCCGGGAATTGGGGAACCCGCTGCCCGGTGCCGAGCCTCTGCTCTTCCTCAAGCCGCCCAGTGCCTACCTGCGGCCGGGCTCGGCGATCCGGCCGCCCCGCTACAGCCGCCGGCTGCAGCCCGAGGTGGAGCTGGGCTTGGTGCTGGCTAAGGGCGGTAGCTGCATCCCGCAGGAGGAAGCAATGGGCCACCTGGGAGGGTATGCACTGTGTCTGGACATGACGGCCCGGGACACCCAGGAGGAGTGCAAGAAGAAAGGACATCCCTGGACTCTGGCCAAAGCCTTCGACTGTTCCTGCCCGGTCAGCGACTTCATCCCAAAGGACAGGCTCCCCGACCCGCACGGCCTGACTCTCTGGCTCAAGGTCAATGGGCAGCTCAGGCAGCAAGGGCACACCTCACAGATGATATTCCCTATCCCCTATCTCATCAGCTACATCAGTGGCATTATCCGGCTGGAAGCAGGGGACCTGATTCTCACCGGAACGCCTGCAGGAGTGTCTGATGTACAGGAACACGATGAGCTGCAAGCTGGTATTGACGACCTGGTCACCATGACGTTCAAAGTGAAAAGAGattaa